In the Leptospiraceae bacterium genome, one interval contains:
- a CDS encoding methyltransferase domain-containing protein gives MNTKCYLCESSENKTVFIENGIPIVQCKTCGHVFSTYKQDEHYQGYWGEEEGYDLEWWDVAHRDVYSEFIESFLKAEKGKILDVGCGLGFFVKTVLEKRPGWEAFGYEMSPSAVKYAKEKNSLKNIFSGQVEKSKIPKNSFDIITLWDVIEHIPKPQPIMKYLYSILKPGGILFLQTPNFPIQLFKAKLKVMINGMKPDGHYLEVKDHINDYTETTLAMLSKDSGFQSIKFKILKPILFISGGKSKLGGIAKLLYYKISKFLWVISFKKINLNNTLFAILKK, from the coding sequence TTGAACACAAAATGCTATTTATGTGAAAGTTCTGAAAATAAAACTGTATTTATTGAAAATGGAATTCCGATTGTTCAATGCAAGACTTGTGGGCATGTTTTTTCTACTTACAAGCAAGATGAGCACTACCAAGGGTATTGGGGAGAAGAAGAGGGTTACGACTTAGAATGGTGGGATGTAGCTCACAGAGATGTGTATTCTGAATTCATTGAATCTTTTTTAAAAGCAGAAAAAGGGAAAATTTTAGATGTAGGGTGTGGGCTTGGTTTTTTTGTAAAAACCGTATTGGAGAAAAGACCGGGTTGGGAAGCATTTGGCTATGAAATGAGTCCTTCTGCAGTTAAGTATGCAAAAGAAAAGAATTCATTAAAAAATATTTTTTCAGGTCAAGTAGAAAAAAGTAAAATTCCAAAAAACAGTTTTGATATAATTACTCTTTGGGATGTGATAGAGCATATACCAAAGCCTCAACCGATTATGAAATATCTTTATTCTATTTTAAAACCCGGAGGAATTTTATTTCTTCAGACTCCCAATTTTCCTATTCAGCTATTTAAAGCAAAACTGAAAGTTATGATAAATGGAATGAAACCGGACGGACATTATTTGGAAGTCAAGGATCATATAAACGATTATACCGAAACAACTCTGGCTATGCTTTCAAAAGACAGTGGGTTTCAATCAATTAAATTTAAAATATTAAAACCGATTCTTTTTATTTCTGGAGGAAAATCGAAGTTAGGCGGAATTGCAAAACTTTTGTATTATAAAATTTC
- a CDS encoding M23 family metallopeptidase, with translation MFQKPRQLANGKEILRTKNFTLIYLGKGNVHYSYLSNSKLFHGSLDLKRKRFKVIPLFATTFLLTIFLGIGSDSSSAMIEHDTVKEISENDEKDIQAKSGDEHFLKQSEEQKLAIISAKELNVKETKKKLKLIQYKVKSGETLSGIATRFKVSMDSIAGSSNIKLEDKLASGQILSIPNKQGLLYKLKKGDTLAKVANYYKVGIEDIVEENKLKESDFFSVGQKLFLPGAVIPEIVKWVSPVSSRIITSGYGWRSYPKSQFHDALDLRAKYEPVKAARSGRVIYSGWMGGYGNAVVIEHNEDMKTLYAHNSKLYVRQGEYISAGKIISQSGCTGFCFGPHLHFEIIKNGKSVNPGKFLKGLVKRKH, from the coding sequence ATGTTTCAAAAACCTCGACAGTTAGCAAACGGAAAGGAAATTCTTAGAACAAAGAATTTTACACTTATTTATTTAGGAAAGGGCAACGTCCATTATTCTTATTTAAGTAATTCTAAATTATTTCATGGAAGCCTTGATCTAAAAAGAAAAAGATTCAAAGTAATACCGCTTTTTGCGACAACTTTTTTACTTACTATTTTTTTGGGGATTGGCTCTGATTCCAGTTCGGCTATGATCGAACACGACACTGTAAAAGAAATTTCTGAAAATGATGAAAAGGATATACAAGCAAAAAGTGGAGACGAGCATTTTCTAAAGCAATCAGAAGAACAAAAATTAGCGATCATCAGTGCCAAAGAATTGAACGTAAAAGAAACTAAAAAGAAACTCAAACTAATTCAATACAAAGTAAAAAGTGGAGAAACTTTATCTGGGATCGCAACAAGGTTTAAAGTTTCAATGGATTCCATTGCCGGTTCATCTAATATAAAATTAGAAGACAAACTCGCATCAGGACAAATATTAAGCATTCCGAATAAGCAGGGACTTTTGTACAAATTAAAAAAGGGTGACACATTAGCAAAAGTTGCCAACTATTACAAAGTTGGAATTGAAGATATTGTCGAAGAAAATAAACTCAAAGAATCCGATTTCTTTTCTGTTGGGCAAAAACTTTTTCTACCGGGTGCTGTTATTCCAGAAATCGTAAAATGGGTGTCACCGGTATCTTCAAGAATAATTACTTCAGGCTATGGGTGGAGAAGTTATCCAAAATCACAATTCCACGATGCTTTAGATTTGCGTGCAAAGTATGAGCCTGTGAAAGCTGCACGTAGTGGAAGAGTGATTTATAGCGGGTGGATGGGCGGTTACGGAAACGCTGTTGTTATAGAGCATAACGAAGACATGAAAACTTTATACGCTCACAACTCAAAACTATACGTCAGGCAAGGTGAGTATATTAGTGCCGGGAAAATAATTTCTCAATCCGGTTGTACAGGTTTTTGTTTTGGGCCTCACTTGCATTTTGAAATTATTAAAAATGGAAAAAGTGTTAATCCCGGAAAATTTTTAAAAGGCCTTGTAAAAAGAAAACACTAA
- a CDS encoding alpha/beta hydrolase: MFYFFFILTLLFNCKTTFELGKEISNRLSQPFDETKSIEVFFTTSRKTTDLNPSCSNSYFTTNFENKEKYGFCKVNVPIEHEIGAIDSNPSGDSQKFFKFEKYSSLNSENLFNQIKNDPFNEVLVFVHGFNVKFEEAVYRAAQIKFDVKFPGNVVVYSWPAGADEGFFNQLMIQGTYKNNFQNAIHSISGFKNFIKKLYSTQKKVHLIVHSMGHQVVLPGLSELADEMSEPFLHEVIFNAPDYDTNEFQKIVSKIVKSSKRVTVYCSPNDNALVASSKVNSGKRVGSCDKISGVEMINVNLVDSPVLGIGGLGHGYYSSRPILTDLFQILLGIPANKRLFIRKSNPNSTEDFILRK, from the coding sequence ATATTTTACTTTTTCTTTATTTTAACTTTATTATTTAATTGTAAAACTACATTTGAATTAGGAAAAGAAATCTCTAATAGACTTTCTCAACCTTTTGACGAAACAAAATCTATTGAAGTCTTTTTTACTACTTCTCGCAAGACAACCGATCTGAATCCTTCATGTTCCAATTCTTACTTTACCACAAATTTTGAAAATAAAGAAAAGTATGGATTTTGCAAGGTGAACGTTCCAATTGAACATGAGATTGGAGCAATTGATTCTAATCCTTCTGGAGATTCTCAAAAGTTTTTCAAATTTGAGAAATATTCTTCTTTGAATTCAGAAAATTTATTCAATCAAATCAAAAATGATCCATTTAATGAAGTGTTGGTTTTTGTTCATGGATTTAATGTCAAATTTGAAGAAGCAGTTTACCGTGCAGCTCAAATCAAATTTGACGTAAAATTTCCAGGGAATGTCGTGGTGTATTCTTGGCCTGCTGGTGCAGACGAAGGCTTTTTCAATCAGCTTATGATTCAAGGCACGTATAAAAATAATTTCCAGAACGCAATTCACTCAATTTCAGGGTTTAAAAATTTTATAAAGAAATTATACTCTACACAAAAAAAAGTTCATTTAATTGTTCACTCTATGGGTCACCAAGTTGTTTTGCCCGGATTGTCTGAACTTGCTGATGAAATGTCAGAGCCTTTTCTCCATGAAGTAATATTCAACGCACCTGATTATGATACTAACGAATTTCAAAAAATTGTTTCTAAAATAGTAAAATCTTCTAAAAGAGTTACAGTATATTGTTCTCCAAACGACAATGCTCTTGTCGCATCGAGTAAGGTGAATTCCGGTAAAAGAGTCGGTTCATGCGATAAAATTTCCGGAGTAGAAATGATCAATGTGAACTTAGTTGACTCTCCTGTTTTAGGGATCGGAGGTCTTGGTCACGGATACTATTCTTCTCGACCAATTTTAACTGACTTATTTCAAATTCTTTTAGGAATTCCTGCAAACAAAAGATTGTTCATCAGGAAATCAAATCCTAACTCTACAGAAGATTTTATTCTAAGAAAGTGA
- a CDS encoding polymer-forming cytoskeletal protein, whose product MAIGRDNVNSTIGPGSIFEGKFYIAGSLKIDGKFEGEIKTDDALYVGETGKVKTNISAKDVVVSGTMIGNIKAESEVRLEETGRMLGDIMAPSLHLARGVVAKGHITVTGGQKKDVRKIVEESFGGPRPLELGKRDE is encoded by the coding sequence ATGGCAATTGGAAGGGATAACGTAAATAGCACAATTGGACCCGGTTCTATTTTTGAGGGGAAATTTTATATTGCAGGATCACTGAAAATAGACGGAAAATTTGAAGGTGAAATTAAAACAGACGATGCTTTGTATGTAGGAGAAACCGGAAAAGTAAAAACAAATATTTCCGCAAAAGACGTAGTAGTATCCGGCACAATGATCGGAAATATTAAAGCAGAAAGCGAAGTTCGATTAGAAGAAACTGGCAGAATGTTAGGGGACATAATGGCTCCTTCTCTCCATTTAGCAAGAGGAGTAGTAGCCAAGGGACATATTACTGTTACAGGGGGACAAAAGAAAGACGTTCGCAAAATTGTAGAAGAATCCTTTGGAGGGCCTCGACCTCTTGAACTTGGCAAAAGGGATGAATAA